Proteins encoded together in one Caldicellulosiruptor saccharolyticus DSM 8903 window:
- a CDS encoding DEAD/DEAH box helicase, giving the protein MQNYEGSSGKLELFEEILEDVLESNHRVVVFSQWVEMLKILEERIKERGFEYFYLNGSTKSEERIDMVNRFNGGEKQVFLVSLKAGGFGLNLTGADVVILYDLWWNPAVENQAMDRAHRIGQENSVQVFRLITKNTIEERIFELQQKKKDLFDQVVSSAQTFITELSEDELMQLLEE; this is encoded by the coding sequence TTGCAAAACTATGAAGGCTCATCTGGAAAGCTTGAGCTGTTTGAAGAGATTTTAGAAGATGTTTTGGAAAGCAATCATAGAGTAGTTGTTTTTTCTCAATGGGTAGAGATGCTGAAGATTTTAGAAGAAAGAATAAAAGAGAGGGGTTTTGAGTATTTTTACCTGAACGGGTCAACAAAATCAGAAGAGAGGATTGATATGGTAAACAGGTTCAATGGTGGAGAAAAACAGGTATTTTTAGTATCGCTCAAAGCAGGCGGATTTGGGCTAAATCTTACCGGTGCAGATGTTGTGATACTGTATGACCTGTGGTGGAACCCGGCTGTAGAAAACCAGGCGATGGACAGAGCGCACAGGATTGGTCAAGAAAATTCTGTTCAGGTTTTCAGGCTCATTACCAAAAACACCATTGAAGAGAGAATCTTTGAACTCCAGCAGAAGAAAAAAGATCTTTTTGATCAAGTGGTTTCTTCAGCCCAGACATTCATCACAGAGCTTTCTGAAGATGAGCTCATGCAGCTTCTTGAAGAGTAA
- a CDS encoding IS607 family transposase — MKAKEVLELLKISRPTLTKYVKEGKIRVTVMPNGFYDYNEEDVYKIFMKGIERKTYIYARVSNPKQKKDLENQIELLKQFCFSNGYKIHGVFSDIASGISFEKRNEFFKMLDDVLAGKVERVIIAYKDRLSRVGFELFKHLFRKFNTEIVVVSEVGDKKLDSQEIIEEIISLLHCYSMKFNSKRKIQKIRKLLESEVFEDNSKKSRTNTDK; from the coding sequence ATGAAAGCAAAAGAGGTTCTGGAATTATTAAAAATATCAAGGCCAACGCTAACCAAATATGTAAAAGAAGGAAAAATAAGAGTAACAGTTATGCCAAATGGATTTTATGATTATAATGAAGAAGACGTATACAAAATTTTTATGAAAGGGATTGAAAGAAAAACATATATTTACGCAAGAGTTTCGAACCCAAAACAAAAGAAGGATTTGGAAAATCAAATTGAATTATTAAAACAGTTTTGCTTTAGTAATGGCTATAAAATACATGGGGTATTCTCTGACATAGCAAGTGGAATTAGTTTTGAAAAAAGAAATGAATTTTTTAAAATGCTTGATGATGTTCTTGCAGGTAAAGTAGAGAGGGTTATTATAGCTTACAAAGACAGGTTAAGCAGAGTAGGATTTGAATTGTTTAAACATTTATTTAGAAAATTTAATACTGAAATAGTTGTTGTGTCAGAAGTTGGCGATAAGAAGCTTGATTCTCAGGAAATAATTGAAGAAATTATAAGTTTGCTGCACTGTTACAGTATGAAATTTAACAGCAAAAGAAAAATTCAAAAAATAAGAAAACTCTTAGAAAGCGAGGTGTTTGAAGATAATAGTAAAAAGAGTAGAACAAATACAGATAAATAA
- a CDS encoding SNF2-related protein produces the protein MLVKELKIAYIFTAYGFERNQKKQYILEDEEKIFNFVTNGLSTLMNIADVYYSETFKSFKIKKKTKFNVKVSLNHASIEFWLSAEDIPQDEVPDVLASLEEKKKYHRLKDGTILLLDDPELEKIQNIVKNLDILKKDLKKGKAVFSKFHAIYLSEVLEKSNIGVSRDDAFDIYVQRMKNVEDTSVEIPKHISKLLREYQKVGVRWLSHLYLNGFGGILADDMGLGKTLQVLSFISACKDKIAGPCLVVAPTSLVYNWQQEAQKFTPDLKTVVVDGTPDKRSKIIQRIKDFDIVITSYTLLKRDVDLYKDIEFSVCIVDEAQHIKNPQSLSKESVSRINAKCCFALTGTPIENNLSELWSIFDFVLPGYLGTHTRFSERFEKPIVKQNDENALMLLQKMISPFVLRRLKKDVLLELPEKIETNLEVNMTPEQENV, from the coding sequence ATTTTAGTAAAAGAGCTTAAAATTGCATATATATTTACAGCCTATGGATTTGAAAGAAATCAAAAGAAGCAATATATTTTAGAGGATGAAGAAAAGATTTTTAATTTTGTCACAAATGGACTTTCAACTCTGATGAATATTGCAGATGTGTACTATTCAGAAACTTTTAAAAGTTTCAAAATAAAGAAAAAGACAAAGTTCAATGTAAAGGTGAGCTTAAATCATGCATCGATAGAATTCTGGCTTTCTGCTGAGGATATTCCACAGGATGAAGTGCCAGACGTTCTGGCTTCTTTAGAAGAGAAAAAGAAATATCACAGGCTGAAAGATGGTACAATTCTACTTTTAGATGATCCAGAGCTTGAAAAGATTCAAAATATAGTAAAAAATCTTGATATTCTTAAGAAAGACCTCAAAAAAGGAAAGGCTGTTTTTAGCAAGTTTCATGCAATTTATTTATCTGAGGTGCTTGAGAAGTCAAATATTGGTGTTTCAAGAGATGATGCTTTTGATATTTACGTTCAGAGGATGAAGAATGTAGAAGATACTTCAGTTGAAATTCCCAAGCATATCAGCAAACTGCTAAGAGAATATCAAAAAGTTGGTGTGAGGTGGCTTTCGCATCTTTATTTGAATGGTTTTGGCGGCATTTTGGCAGATGACATGGGGCTTGGCAAGACACTGCAGGTTTTGTCGTTTATATCAGCATGCAAGGATAAGATAGCAGGACCTTGTTTGGTTGTTGCACCAACTTCTCTTGTTTACAACTGGCAGCAAGAAGCTCAAAAGTTTACACCTGATTTGAAAACAGTGGTGGTTGACGGAACACCTGACAAAAGAAGCAAGATAATTCAGAGAATAAAAGATTTTGATATAGTCATTACCTCATATACGCTTTTGAAAAGAGATGTTGATCTATACAAAGACATAGAGTTTTCAGTGTGCATTGTAGATGAAGCTCAGCACATAAAAAATCCACAGTCGCTAAGCAAAGAGTCTGTCAGCAGAATAAACGCAAAATGCTGTTTTGCCCTGACAGGCACGCCGATAGAGAATAATTTATCTGAGCTGTGGTCAATATTTGACTTTGTGCTTCCGGGGTATCTTGGGACGCACACAAGGTTTTCTGAGAGGTTTGAAAAACCAATTGTAAAACAAAATGATGAAAATGCTCTAATGCTTCTTCAGAAGATGATATCACCTTTTGTTCTAAGAAGGCTCAAGAAAGATGTTCTGCTTGAGCTTCCAGAAAAGATTGAAACCAACCTTGAAGTTAATATGACACCTGAGCAAGAGAATGTATAG
- a CDS encoding SNF2 helicase associated domain-containing protein encodes MVQELAKKIYASITDYMIRRLASNENVYIRGIQLYNHGRVKNPKFNPELMIAEAKVEGDTDPYNVILDLDVDTEGEENNLKASIYKVGFWRECKAAQTYKGLCKHSVALLKALSKGEVEVVDYPTPIFLELKKKFEEEERQRRRTEFKKRLEKIKSTYAHAMTRLISEIDIKPNVYLKKIIESVSVDALNMRFKIYSEDIGKEYFIKDIGDFSEAYINKIEYQFGKKFVYNPFIHIFPEEDKKLLEFIYKLKNIKPVIFSAQYLSIPYALWEDFFNLINRQEIFAAYGEGNEYKKIKVDITKPVDIDIFVDMNEEEANIKSEFLKEADVLDWKQRARFVIYKDTLTVLKEPQNFIIYPLFYYNCVEFAADEMQGEIKLNKEDLKEFIEIVYPVAKEYCRFEMSQKVKEFLELKDEELKLKVLFDTYKKGICAQIKYTDGSTDLDIEKAGLKRDFSKRA; translated from the coding sequence TTGGTACAGGAATTAGCAAAAAAAATATATGCCTCAATAACAGATTACATGATAAGAAGACTCGCTTCAAATGAGAATGTTTATATTCGAGGAATACAGCTTTACAATCACGGAAGAGTAAAGAATCCAAAATTTAATCCAGAGCTTATGATAGCTGAAGCAAAGGTAGAAGGTGATACAGATCCATATAATGTCATCCTTGATCTTGACGTTGATACTGAGGGAGAAGAGAATAATTTAAAAGCAAGCATTTATAAAGTTGGATTTTGGCGTGAATGCAAAGCAGCTCAGACCTACAAAGGACTTTGCAAACATTCGGTTGCTCTTTTAAAAGCTCTTTCTAAAGGTGAGGTTGAAGTTGTAGATTATCCAACACCTATTTTTTTGGAATTGAAAAAGAAGTTTGAAGAGGAAGAGAGGCAAAGAAGAAGGACAGAGTTTAAGAAAAGACTTGAAAAGATAAAAAGTACTTATGCACATGCAATGACAAGACTTATATCAGAAATAGATATAAAACCGAATGTATATTTAAAGAAGATAATAGAGTCAGTATCTGTTGATGCCTTAAATATGAGGTTTAAGATATACTCTGAAGATATAGGGAAGGAATATTTTATCAAAGATATAGGTGATTTTTCAGAAGCCTATATTAATAAAATTGAATATCAATTTGGGAAAAAGTTTGTATATAATCCATTTATACATATATTTCCGGAAGAAGACAAAAAACTTTTAGAGTTTATTTACAAACTTAAGAATATAAAGCCAGTTATTTTCTCAGCCCAATATCTTAGTATTCCCTATGCCTTGTGGGAAGACTTTTTCAATCTTATAAACAGACAAGAAATCTTTGCAGCTTACGGCGAAGGAAATGAATATAAGAAGATAAAGGTAGATATTACCAAACCAGTAGATATTGATATTTTTGTGGATATGAATGAAGAAGAAGCCAACATAAAATCTGAGTTTTTAAAAGAAGCAGATGTGCTTGACTGGAAACAAAGAGCAAGGTTTGTAATATACAAAGATACTCTGACTGTGCTAAAAGAACCGCAGAATTTCATAATTTATCCTCTTTTTTACTACAATTGTGTTGAATTTGCAGCAGATGAAATGCAGGGAGAGATAAAATTAAATAAAGAAGATTTAAAAGAATTTATAGAAATTGTTTATCCTGTTGCTAAAGAGTATTGCAGATTTGAAATGTCACAAAAAGTAAAAGAGTTTTTAGAATTAAAGGATGAAGAGCTGAAATTAAAGGTTTTATTTGATACTTACAAAAAAGGCATTTGTGCGCAGATAAAATATACAGATGGGTCAACTGATTTGGATATTGAAAAAGCAGGATTAAAGAGAGATTTTAGTAAAAGAGCTTAA
- a CDS encoding TPM domain-containing protein, giving the protein MRKARGIKLIAVFLVAAVVNVVFGFCVLAKAQILKKPAENSYVFDYANLIDSSDEEEMRALAKEIEDKSKAEIVVVTVETLGSYTIEEYANELFRSWEIGDKELNNGVLILVNKENLLLGKKGRIRIEVGYGLEGAITDGKAGRTLDEYAIPAFERNEYSKGIRDTFLAVASEVANEYGLKIDGLSGYGASEDVNENEVTSDGNAENVVDVPFGLGIGAGLIVGFGLFFFIIFLMVIVILYNQPYAGKKYEWTWKNGKWEKKVYVYRYDDLWKNNRSFFDDSDDSDSFGSGGGFGGFGGGSSGGGGASR; this is encoded by the coding sequence ATGAGAAAAGCAAGAGGTATAAAATTAATTGCTGTTTTTCTTGTGGCAGCAGTTGTAAACGTTGTGTTTGGCTTTTGTGTTTTGGCAAAAGCTCAAATTCTTAAAAAGCCAGCAGAAAATAGTTATGTCTTTGACTATGCTAATTTGATAGACAGCTCTGATGAAGAAGAGATGAGGGCTTTGGCAAAGGAAATAGAGGACAAATCAAAGGCAGAGATAGTGGTTGTTACAGTAGAAACTCTTGGCAGCTATACAATAGAGGAGTATGCAAATGAGCTTTTCAGAAGCTGGGAGATTGGCGACAAGGAACTTAACAATGGAGTTTTGATTCTTGTCAACAAGGAGAATTTGCTTTTAGGCAAAAAAGGAAGAATAAGAATAGAAGTTGGGTATGGATTGGAAGGTGCGATAACAGATGGCAAGGCAGGCAGGACACTTGATGAATATGCTATACCTGCATTTGAGAGAAACGAGTATTCGAAAGGGATAAGGGATACATTTTTGGCAGTTGCGAGCGAGGTTGCAAATGAATATGGGCTTAAGATAGATGGGCTTTCAGGGTATGGTGCTTCGGAAGATGTTAATGAAAATGAGGTTACTTCTGATGGTAATGCAGAAAATGTTGTAGATGTACCATTTGGATTAGGAATTGGTGCTGGATTAATAGTAGGATTTGGTTTGTTTTTCTTCATTATTTTTTTGATGGTAATAGTTATTTTATATAATCAACCATATGCTGGTAAAAAGTATGAATGGACATGGAAAAATGGAAAGTGGGAGAAAAAAGTTTATGTATATCGCTACGATGATTTATGGAAAAACAACAGAAGCTTTTTTGATGATTCTGATGATTCTGACAGCTTTGGAAGTGGTGGAGGCTTTGGCGGATTTGGCGGAGGATCCTCTGGCGGTGGCGGTGCAAGCAGGTAA
- a CDS encoding type II toxin-antitoxin system VapC family toxin yields MKKLRVYLDTSVISHLDQQDNPEYMQITKEFWKEVKKGKYEIVVSDIVFAELRRCSEPKRSILLRFLAEIEYNTIEISKEIRELAKEYIKNGIIPLKYIDDAIHIAAATVSQCDALVSWNFKHIVKLKTIQGINGVNKLVGYKEIQLVSPQMMLEEKE; encoded by the coding sequence TTGAAAAAGTTGAGAGTGTACCTTGACACATCAGTTATCAGCCATTTAGACCAGCAAGATAATCCTGAGTATATGCAGATAACAAAAGAATTCTGGAAAGAAGTTAAAAAAGGAAAGTACGAAATTGTTGTTTCTGATATTGTTTTTGCTGAGTTAAGAAGATGTTCTGAACCTAAAAGAAGCATTTTATTAAGATTTTTAGCTGAAATTGAATATAATACCATTGAAATTTCAAAAGAAATTAGAGAACTTGCTAAAGAATATATAAAAAATGGCATTATTCCTTTAAAGTATATTGATGATGCAATTCATATTGCAGCAGCCACTGTTTCTCAATGCGACGCATTGGTATCATGGAATTTTAAGCACATAGTTAAACTCAAGACAATTCAAGGAATAAATGGAGTCAATAAATTAGTAGGTTATAAAGAAATTCAGCTGGTATCACCTCAAATGATGTTAGAAGAAAAGGAGTGA
- a CDS encoding TPM domain-containing protein, translated as MKTKPGSLFMILAMAVAIAVLSFLFASFVLAKTQISKKPVENVYIFDYANLIDSSDEEEMRTLAKEIEDKSKAEIVVVTVETLGSYTIEEYANELFNSWGIGDKELNNGVLILVNKENLLSGKRGRIRIEVGYGLEGTIPDGKAGRILDEYAIPAFENKEYSKGIRDTFLAVASEVANEYGLKVNGLSGYSTSEDFTQNDSSSTTVHVGDEDKDISGLGIFVVVFLIIIFSLINRRRRRTYWWGQDPWDKDHHHFSGFGGFGGGGGSSGGGGFGGFGGGSSGGGGASR; from the coding sequence ATGAAGACAAAGCCAGGTTCACTTTTTATGATACTTGCAATGGCAGTTGCAATTGCGGTTTTAAGTTTTTTATTTGCGTCTTTTGTTCTTGCTAAAACGCAGATTTCCAAAAAACCTGTTGAAAATGTCTACATTTTTGACTATGCGAACTTGATTGATAGCTCTGATGAAGAAGAGATGAGGACTTTGGCAAAGGAAATAGAGGACAAATCAAAGGCAGAGATAGTGGTTGTTACAGTAGAAACTCTTGGCAGCTACACAATAGAAGAGTATGCAAATGAACTTTTCAACAGCTGGGGGATTGGCGACAAAGAGCTTAACAATGGGGTATTGATTTTGGTAAACAAGGAGAATTTGCTATCTGGCAAGAGAGGAAGAATAAGAATAGAAGTTGGGTATGGATTGGAAGGTACAATTCCGGATGGCAAGGCGGGAAGGATACTTGATGAGTATGCTATACCTGCATTTGAGAACAAAGAGTATTCAAAGGGGATAAGGGATACATTTTTAGCAGTTGCGAGCGAGGTTGCAAATGAATATGGGCTAAAAGTAAATGGGCTTTCAGGGTATAGTACTTCTGAAGATTTTACCCAAAATGACAGCTCTTCTACAACGGTCCATGTAGGGGATGAAGATAAGGATATATCTGGGCTTGGTATTTTTGTTGTTGTATTTCTGATAATAATCTTTTCACTCATAAACAGAAGACGAAGAAGAACATACTGGTGGGGACAAGACCCTTGGGATAAAGACCATCACCACTTTAGTGGATTTGGTGGATTTGGTGGCGGTGGTGGATCTTCTGGTGGCGGAGGCTTTGGCGGATTTGGCGGAGGCTCTTCTGGCGGTGGCGGTGCAAGCAGGTAA
- a CDS encoding LemA family protein: MKKGIKIFLIALLLVAVLVVYTFSTYNSLVRMRENVDSKWSQVENQLQRRADLIPNLVNTVKGYAKHEKEIFETLAQARSKLLNSSTVEDKAKANDELSSAISRLLVIVENYPNLKADRTFVQLMDELSGTENRIAVARKDYNEAVKQYNMKIKVFPNVFIARMFGFEERQYFEASSQAKSVPSVDFSK; this comes from the coding sequence TTGAAGAAGGGCATAAAGATCTTTTTAATTGCTTTGCTTTTGGTTGCAGTGCTTGTTGTATACACCTTTTCGACATATAATAGCCTTGTGCGCATGAGAGAAAATGTTGACAGCAAATGGAGCCAGGTTGAAAATCAGCTGCAAAGAAGAGCAGACTTAATTCCTAACTTAGTCAATACAGTCAAAGGCTATGCAAAGCACGAAAAAGAGATTTTTGAAACTCTTGCTCAGGCAAGGTCAAAGCTATTAAATTCCTCAACAGTAGAAGATAAAGCAAAAGCAAACGATGAGCTTTCGTCGGCAATTTCAAGGCTTTTAGTGATAGTTGAAAACTACCCAAATCTCAAGGCCGACAGAACATTTGTCCAGCTTATGGATGAGCTATCTGGTACAGAAAACAGAATTGCAGTTGCAAGAAAGGATTACAATGAGGCAGTAAAACAGTACAACATGAAAATAAAGGTATTTCCAAACGTATTTATTGCAAGGATGTTTGGGTTTGAAGAAAGACAGTATTTTGAGGCATCAAGCCAAGCAAAGAGCGTGCCTTCGGTTGACTTTTCGAAATAA
- a CDS encoding ATP-binding protein, whose amino-acid sequence MENSLSNIIQQMSEKSIIVQEIESIVQNARFVGFAVDVTYSTLTVLTNDAWKERANGIPHNSFLFAASPNWLKPIFDNFSYHQLKVNVNSNEEPEIILLRVTEEYELPSKDIWLATKIDKFKSLETKELYDGVIFDELSRNEIQYAGLKCRVLGTFYFDEYGNLTFGSDLENYYGAKILYVYKPSTEGLENIVNFETRKKMQELSAENSINLSELVPFGYVRYTSTQRLQKKEGKSAQVYINPNDFLARRTALFGMTRTGKSNTVKILIKSIKEAAQKHGKKVAQVIFDVNGEYIYINPQDKGAISTDIDDCFILTFNPNINTNNNSIRSLQFDLFKDLGVTHELVVSLLRSQGLSASTDLEAFLGIDMYAYCNVDSNDYAGVNRANRIKALYKYILAKVLGINVTIPNPFGDFILNQLEGIEESLRKKTTFTIEEFEMILNEIHERRDTVVTSSRNKLYREDFETLLNFAVKKNSQGRPIAGYGHLRRIHLERFHLAGADTYFDEILKKIKNGETILIDMVYGSEEVRKLLSTKIATLIFSENQKLFTEAKEPPYVILYIEEAHNLIGKDMEPTEIWPRIAKEGAKYNIGLVYSTQEPSTISRNILANTENWFVTHLNNEDEIKTVIRYYDFADFKESIMVAKDKGFARVKTFSSNFVCPVQINLYQPSVTQSGREGAGG is encoded by the coding sequence TTGGAAAATAGTCTTTCAAATATCATTCAACAGATGAGTGAAAAATCAATAATTGTTCAAGAGATTGAAAGTATTGTTCAAAATGCTCGCTTTGTGGGTTTTGCAGTTGATGTAACTTACTCTACTTTAACAGTACTTACCAATGATGCATGGAAAGAACGTGCAAATGGAATACCTCATAATAGTTTTCTCTTTGCAGCGTCTCCTAATTGGTTAAAACCAATTTTTGATAACTTTTCTTACCATCAACTAAAAGTAAATGTAAACTCTAATGAAGAACCAGAAATAATTCTCCTGCGTGTTACAGAAGAATATGAACTTCCCAGTAAAGATATATGGTTAGCAACAAAAATTGATAAGTTTAAGAGTTTAGAAACTAAAGAATTATATGACGGGGTTATTTTTGATGAATTGTCACGAAATGAAATACAGTATGCTGGTCTCAAATGTCGCGTTCTTGGTACGTTTTATTTTGATGAATATGGAAATCTTACTTTCGGATCAGATCTCGAAAATTATTATGGGGCCAAAATTCTCTATGTGTATAAACCTTCTACTGAAGGCTTAGAAAACATAGTAAACTTTGAAACTCGAAAAAAGATGCAAGAATTATCTGCCGAAAATAGCATTAACTTGAGTGAACTTGTTCCTTTTGGTTATGTCCGTTATACGTCAACACAACGGTTACAAAAGAAAGAAGGAAAATCAGCCCAAGTTTATATAAATCCAAATGATTTTTTAGCTCGCAGAACGGCACTTTTTGGTATGACGCGAACAGGAAAATCTAATACAGTTAAAATCTTAATTAAATCAATTAAAGAAGCGGCCCAAAAACACGGTAAGAAGGTAGCTCAAGTTATATTTGATGTAAATGGTGAGTATATATACATTAACCCTCAAGATAAAGGAGCTATTTCTACTGATATTGATGATTGTTTTATTCTTACTTTTAATCCCAATATAAATACAAACAATAATTCAATAAGGAGTTTACAGTTTGACTTATTTAAAGACTTAGGAGTAACTCATGAATTAGTTGTGTCACTACTAAGGAGTCAAGGCCTAAGTGCATCTACCGACTTAGAAGCATTTTTAGGTATTGACATGTATGCTTATTGTAACGTCGATTCTAATGATTATGCCGGAGTAAATAGGGCTAATAGAATTAAAGCTCTTTATAAATATATATTGGCTAAAGTACTGGGAATCAATGTTACAATTCCCAACCCATTTGGTGATTTCATTTTAAACCAACTTGAAGGAATAGAAGAGAGTCTTCGTAAAAAAACAACATTTACAATTGAAGAATTCGAGATGATCTTAAATGAAATTCACGAACGAAGAGATACAGTAGTAACATCATCACGGAATAAATTGTACCGAGAAGATTTCGAAACATTACTTAATTTTGCAGTAAAGAAAAACTCCCAAGGAAGACCAATAGCAGGTTATGGACACTTGCGAAGGATACACTTAGAAAGATTCCACTTAGCTGGTGCTGATACCTATTTTGATGAAATTCTAAAAAAGATAAAAAACGGAGAAACTATACTAATTGATATGGTATATGGCAGTGAAGAGGTAAGAAAACTTCTAAGTACAAAAATAGCTACTCTTATATTCTCTGAAAATCAAAAATTGTTTACCGAAGCTAAAGAACCACCATATGTAATTCTATATATTGAAGAAGCTCATAACCTTATAGGGAAAGATATGGAGCCTACTGAAATCTGGCCTCGAATAGCTAAAGAAGGTGCAAAATACAACATAGGTTTGGTTTATTCAACGCAAGAACCATCAACCATTAGTAGAAATATTTTGGCCAATACTGAAAATTGGTTTGTTACACATTTAAACAATGAAGATGAAATAAAGACAGTGATACGTTATTATGATTTTGCAGATTTTAAGGAATCTATTATGGTAGCGAAAGATAAAGGATTTGCAAGAGTAAAAACTTTTTCATCTAATTTTGTTTGTCCAGTACAAATCAATCTTTATCAACCATCTGTTACCCAAAGTGGAAGGGAGGGAGCAGGAGGTTAA
- a CDS encoding DNA double-strand break repair nuclease NurA, which produces MPYINEFSNKISHERIIKNPKVIEKLKEFKISYEIPALQTNDIIKLFQQIETKEASQKIKFVFTVDSSYVEVPLNNNIPSATVGIVNFSVSIVDLEKKYSLSKSEFIDPQKFNDMFNSSLLTFVTPGHNVILKEDLSTIQSIRLSIFEFFSQKPFNNLSLLDTLKDILKSKDDKISFLCPNPDCHTNIDWDLKNSNDYIDNCPRCGERIYLSDWLRLHEAVDEELGTGSILSRFSQASEHLIVLNLLQTIMNNQFLNNLLENIAFIIDGPLAIYGQPAKLHAYILRYLHQLRDKGFIYFGVIKSGRLKDHFTILEERLKQQGINIPYNSFMLVNDEYRFKYIQRRPKQNKYFGIEVLYGQDFLFYSDKGKKYVISLPYPVPEKNESAFEKYIFNHNTYGTLPIVLDLLNRISIDLYEDAVLPIALAHKFASISLNPGIKILEIFTKNYIQQQ; this is translated from the coding sequence ATGCCATATATAAATGAATTTTCAAACAAAATTTCCCATGAACGTATTATTAAAAATCCAAAAGTAATAGAAAAACTTAAGGAATTCAAAATATCATATGAAATTCCTGCACTTCAGACAAACGATATAATTAAGTTGTTTCAACAAATAGAAACAAAGGAAGCATCACAAAAAATCAAATTTGTTTTTACAGTAGACAGTTCCTATGTAGAGGTTCCCTTAAATAACAACATTCCTTCTGCTACAGTGGGTATCGTTAACTTTAGCGTTTCTATTGTTGATCTTGAAAAGAAATATTCTCTTAGTAAAAGTGAATTTATTGATCCTCAAAAATTTAATGATATGTTTAATTCTTCTTTACTTACTTTCGTAACTCCGGGTCATAACGTTATATTGAAAGAAGACCTTAGTACAATTCAATCCATAAGATTGTCTATTTTTGAGTTTTTCTCTCAAAAACCTTTTAATAACTTATCGTTACTTGATACACTAAAAGATATCTTAAAATCAAAAGATGATAAAATTTCTTTTTTGTGTCCAAATCCTGACTGCCATACAAATATTGATTGGGATTTGAAAAATTCAAATGACTATATTGACAATTGTCCGAGGTGCGGTGAAAGAATATATCTTTCTGATTGGCTTCGTCTTCATGAAGCAGTAGATGAGGAACTAGGAACTGGGTCTATTCTTTCTAGATTTTCACAAGCAAGTGAACATCTGATTGTTTTAAATCTTTTACAAACAATAATGAATAATCAGTTCTTAAATAATCTACTAGAAAATATTGCTTTTATAATAGATGGTCCTCTTGCAATTTATGGTCAGCCTGCTAAACTTCATGCATATATACTTCGATATTTACATCAGCTTAGAGACAAAGGATTTATATATTTCGGTGTAATCAAAAGTGGAAGACTAAAAGACCATTTTACTATTTTAGAAGAAAGACTGAAACAACAGGGTATTAATATTCCTTATAATTCTTTTATGCTTGTAAATGATGAGTATCGCTTTAAATATATTCAAAGGCGCCCAAAACAAAATAAATATTTTGGAATAGAAGTTCTTTATGGACAAGATTTTCTTTTTTACTCGGACAAGGGTAAAAAATATGTTATTTCACTTCCATATCCAGTACCAGAAAAAAATGAATCAGCTTTTGAAAAATATATCTTTAACCATAATACTTACGGTACATTACCAATTGTATTAGATTTACTCAATAGAATTAGTATTGACCTTTACGAAGATGCGGTTTTACCAATTGCTTTAGCACATAAATTTGCCTCTATAAGCCTTAATCCTGGTATTAAAATCTTAGAAATATTTACTAAAAATTATATCCAACAACAATGA